The proteins below come from a single Microtus ochrogaster isolate Prairie Vole_2 chromosome 8, MicOch1.0, whole genome shotgun sequence genomic window:
- the Dcun1d3 gene encoding DCN1-like protein 3 yields the protein MGQCVTKCKNPSSTLGSKNGDRDPSSKSHSRRGAGHREEQVPPCGKPAGDILVNGTKKAEAATEACQLPTSSGDAGRESKTNAEESSLQRLEELFRRYKDEREDAILEEGMERFCNDLCVDPTEFRVLLLAWKFQAATMCKFTRKEFFDGCKAISADSIDGICARFPSLLTEAKQEDKFKDLYRFTFQFGLDSEEGQRSLHREIAIALWKLVFTQNNPPVLDQWLNFLTENPSGIKGISRDTWNMFLNFTQVIGPDLSNYSEDEAWPSLFDTFVEWEMDRRRREAEGRGALSSGPEGLCPEEPH from the exons ATGGGCCAGTGTGTCACCAAGTGCAAGAATCCTTCATCAACCTTGGGCAGCAAAAATGGAGACCGTGACCCTAGCAGCAAGTCACACAGCAGGCGGGGAGCTGGCCACCGTGAGGAACAGGTGCCACCTTGTGGCAAACCAGCTGGGGATATCCTTGTCAATGGGACCAAGAAAGCAGAGGCTGCCACTGAGGCCTGCCAGCTGCCAACATCTTCTGGAGATGCTGGGAGGGAGTCCAAGACCAATGCTGAGGAGTCTTCCTTGCAGAGGTTGGAAGAACTGTTCAGGCGCTACAAGGACGAGCGGGAGGATGCAATCTTGGAGGAAGGCATGGAGCGCTTTTGCAATGACCTATGTGTTGATCCTACGGAATTTCGAGTGCTGCTCTTGGCCTGGAAGTTCCAGGCGGCTACCATGTGCAAATTCACCAG GAAGGAGTTTTTTGATGGCTGTAAAGCAATAAGTGCAGACAGCATTGATGGGATCTGTGCACGGTTCCCTAGCCTCTTAACAGAAGCCAAGCAAGAAGATAAATTCAAGGATCTCTACCGGTTTACATTTCAGTTTGGCCTGGACTCTGAAGAAGGGCAGCGGTCACTGCATCGTGAAATAGCCATTGCCCTGTGGAAACTAGTATTTACCCAGAACAATCCTCCTGTATTGGACCAATGGCTAAATTTCCTAACAGAGAACCCCTCGGGAATCAAGGGCATCTCCCGGGACACTTGGAACATGTTTCTCAACTTCACTCAGGTGATTGGCCCTGACCTCAGCAACTACAGTGAAGACGAGGCCTGGCCGAGTCTCTTTGACACCTTTGTGGAGTGGGAGATGGATCggaggagaagagaagcagaggggagAGGTGCACTCAGCTCAGGGCCCGAGGGCTTGTGTCCAGAGGAGCCGCACTGA